A genomic stretch from uncultured Cohaesibacter sp. includes:
- a CDS encoding FGGY-family carbohydrate kinase: MQRAILAIDEGTTNSKAILVSKTGDILARGSCPVPINHPQSGWVEQDAETIWNSTLKAIAACLAAGPDIMLEAIGISNQRESVLAWDRTTGKALGPVVTWQCRRTSEACERLKAAGQEDEVIRRTGLPLDPLFPATKVRWLLDNCGKDKAPEDICIGTVDSWLIWNFSGGTQHLCDASNAARTQLFNISQTCWDDTLCALFGVPKAVLPEVKDSSHIFTHTTGVPGLPDGIPVASAIGDSHAALFGHGAYGLGDGKVTFGTGSSVMTTMPEFVVPPRGVTTTIAWSCNGKPTYAFEGNILVSASILPWTAELLGQKDVTELLDLAQTVEDTQGVVLVPAHVGLGAPHWNSTARGLMCGLSFASGKAHVARAAAESIAFQVQDVFEIILANSGHGIGKLFVDGGPSQNPFLMGMVADYIDHSVIQGESTEASAQGAAYLAGLATGFWADLDAISALGQHGQEIQPTIASDRRKKELSKWQVGIERTLL; this comes from the coding sequence ATGCAACGGGCAATATTGGCCATTGACGAAGGCACGACAAACAGCAAGGCGATTCTGGTTTCCAAAACCGGAGACATTCTTGCAAGGGGCTCGTGTCCCGTGCCCATCAACCATCCCCAGTCCGGTTGGGTGGAGCAGGATGCCGAGACCATCTGGAACAGCACCCTCAAGGCCATTGCCGCCTGTCTTGCGGCAGGTCCGGACATCATGCTGGAGGCCATTGGCATATCCAACCAGCGCGAGTCGGTTCTTGCATGGGACCGGACAACCGGCAAGGCGCTGGGTCCGGTCGTCACCTGGCAGTGCCGCCGCACCTCGGAAGCGTGCGAACGTCTGAAAGCAGCCGGTCAGGAAGACGAAGTCATCAGACGCACCGGCCTGCCGCTCGATCCTCTCTTTCCGGCCACCAAAGTGCGCTGGCTGCTGGATAATTGCGGCAAGGACAAAGCGCCTGAAGATATTTGTATCGGCACGGTCGATTCCTGGCTGATCTGGAATTTCTCCGGTGGAACCCAGCATTTATGCGACGCATCCAACGCCGCCAGAACGCAGCTTTTCAATATTTCCCAAACCTGCTGGGACGATACCCTGTGCGCGCTCTTCGGCGTACCCAAGGCCGTGTTACCCGAGGTGAAGGATTCCTCCCACATTTTCACCCATACAACCGGTGTGCCCGGCTTACCCGATGGCATTCCGGTCGCCTCTGCCATTGGCGACTCGCATGCTGCGCTCTTCGGCCATGGCGCTTATGGGTTGGGCGATGGCAAGGTAACCTTTGGCACCGGCTCGTCGGTGATGACCACCATGCCGGAATTCGTCGTGCCGCCACGAGGCGTGACCACCACCATCGCATGGTCTTGCAACGGCAAGCCGACTTATGCCTTTGAAGGCAATATTCTGGTGAGCGCATCCATTCTGCCCTGGACGGCGGAGCTTCTGGGGCAGAAGGATGTCACCGAACTGCTTGATCTGGCCCAGACTGTTGAGGATACGCAAGGCGTTGTGCTGGTGCCGGCCCATGTGGGGCTCGGTGCGCCGCACTGGAATTCCACGGCGCGAGGCCTGATGTGTGGTCTCTCCTTTGCCAGTGGCAAGGCCCATGTCGCACGCGCCGCCGCAGAGAGCATCGCTTTTCAGGTGCAGGATGTGTTCGAGATCATCCTTGCCAATTCGGGTCATGGCATCGGTAAGCTGTTTGTTGATGGTGGCCCGAGCCAAAATCCATTCCTCATGGGCATGGTTGCTGATTATATCGATCATTCTGTCATTCAGGGTGAAAGCACCGAGGCTTCGGCGCAAGGTGCAGCCTATCTGGCAGGCCTTGCGACAGGATTCTGGGCCGACCTGGATGCCATTAGCGCTCTTGGTCAGCATGGGCAGGAAATTCAGCCAACAATAGCAAGTGACAGACGCAAGAAAGAGCTTTCCAAATGGCAAGTGGGCATTGAACGAACGCTTCTTTGA
- a CDS encoding aminotransferase class V-fold PLP-dependent enzyme, whose translation MDIEKIRKETPGLAHGIHLMACGSALAPQPVVDAVMAYLDLEAKIGGYEAHAQESAMLDGAYQSVARLIGANPREIAIMENATAAWCQAFYALPLKAGDRIITCQAEYAANYVAYLHRQKKDGIEIDIVPNDETGALDLVALERLICEKTALITITWVPTNGGLVNPAAAVGAIAKNHGVPYLLDACQAVGQMPVNVEALNCDFLSATGRKFLRGPRGTGFLYIREKWLESLEPAALDHFSAPLVDSSQYAVRDDARRFETWENSYALRAGLKVACDYAMDIGLEAIQQRAWGLAGSLREKLALLPGCRIMDLGTEKCAIVSFTIDGLEPQHAVESLKTHGIAIGMTRPGSSLLDAERRNLPVMLRISPHYYNDEADLDACIQALKDLL comes from the coding sequence ATGGACATTGAGAAAATTCGCAAGGAAACACCGGGGCTCGCCCATGGTATCCACCTGATGGCCTGCGGTTCGGCACTGGCACCGCAGCCGGTTGTCGATGCGGTAATGGCCTATCTCGACCTGGAGGCCAAAATCGGCGGCTATGAGGCCCACGCCCAAGAATCCGCCATGCTGGATGGGGCCTATCAGTCGGTTGCCCGTCTGATCGGGGCCAACCCCCGTGAGATCGCCATTATGGAGAATGCCACAGCGGCCTGGTGTCAGGCCTTCTATGCATTGCCACTTAAGGCCGGGGATCGCATTATCACCTGTCAGGCCGAATATGCGGCCAATTATGTTGCCTATCTGCATCGCCAGAAAAAGGACGGCATCGAGATCGACATCGTTCCCAATGACGAAACCGGCGCACTGGATCTTGTGGCCCTTGAAAGGCTGATCTGCGAGAAGACAGCGTTGATCACCATTACCTGGGTGCCGACCAATGGCGGGCTGGTCAATCCGGCCGCAGCGGTAGGGGCAATTGCCAAAAACCATGGCGTGCCCTATTTGCTGGATGCCTGTCAGGCAGTGGGGCAGATGCCGGTGAATGTCGAGGCGCTCAATTGCGATTTCCTATCCGCAACGGGTCGAAAATTTCTGCGCGGACCGCGTGGAACCGGGTTTCTCTATATCCGGGAAAAATGGCTTGAAAGCCTGGAACCGGCAGCCCTTGATCACTTCTCTGCACCTTTGGTGGATAGCAGCCAGTATGCCGTGCGTGACGATGCCCGACGGTTCGAAACATGGGAGAACAGCTACGCCTTGCGCGCCGGTCTCAAGGTCGCCTGCGATTATGCCATGGATATCGGCCTTGAAGCGATCCAGCAAAGAGCTTGGGGATTGGCTGGATCCTTGCGGGAAAAGCTGGCCCTTCTGCCTGGCTGTCGCATCATGGATCTGGGAACGGAGAAATGTGCGATCGTCAGCTTCACTATTGATGGGCTGGAACCTCAACATGCTGTCGAGAGCCTCAAAACCCATGGCATCGCCATTGGCATGACGCGCCCGGGCAGTTCCCTGCTGGATGCCGAGCGCAGGAATCTTCCTGTCATGCTGCGCATTTCGCCCCATTATTACAATGATGAAGCCGATCTTGACGCCTGCATTCAGGCTCTCAAAGACCTTTTGTGA
- the dut gene encoding dUTP diphosphatase: protein MNDVRFKRLPENKDLPLPAYATPGAAGMDLRACLPEGPVTIEPGRIALIPTGFAVELPPSTEMQIRPRSGLATKHGLLVPNSPGTVDEDYRGPIKIALLNAGSEAYTVSHADRIAQAVIADVRRPRIIEVTTLNDTVRGAGGFGSTGIKD from the coding sequence ATGAATGATGTAAGATTCAAGCGATTGCCGGAGAATAAGGATCTGCCGCTTCCCGCTTATGCGACACCTGGTGCTGCTGGCATGGATTTGCGCGCCTGTTTGCCCGAAGGGCCCGTGACAATCGAGCCCGGCCGGATTGCGCTTATTCCGACAGGATTTGCCGTGGAGCTGCCCCCATCAACGGAAATGCAGATCAGACCCCGCTCCGGACTGGCAACCAAGCATGGTCTTCTGGTGCCCAATAGCCCCGGCACCGTGGATGAAGATTATCGCGGGCCAATCAAGATTGCCTTGCTGAATGCAGGCTCTGAAGCCTACACGGTTTCCCACGCAGACCGTATTGCTCAGGCGGTGATTGCAGATGTGCGCAGGCCGCGCATCATCGAAGTAACCACGCTAAATGATACCGTGCGCGGGGCTGGTGGCTTTGGCTCGACCGGTATCAAGGACTAG
- a CDS encoding SDR family oxidoreductase, translating into MKRFEGKTTVITGGNKGIGFAIATKFAEEGANVVIASFEDQVREAAAELSGKGYNVIPALCDVTKPEEIVKLYDAAEEAFGEINIGIQNAGVIYISKIEDVSYEEWTKTLAVNTTGCFLACQEAIKRMRKHGKGGKLVNTASGQAREGFIYTPHYAASKFGVMGLTQSLAKEVALEKINVNAICPGIIKTDMWDYNDRVWGSMLGDYGPGELMAEWVQGIPMQYAGEGKDIANAVAFLASDDASYITGQTINIDGGLIMS; encoded by the coding sequence ATGAAACGGTTTGAAGGCAAAACCACCGTGATCACCGGAGGAAACAAGGGAATCGGCTTCGCAATTGCGACCAAATTTGCCGAAGAAGGCGCAAATGTCGTGATCGCTTCCTTTGAAGATCAGGTCAGGGAAGCTGCAGCAGAGCTGTCCGGCAAAGGCTACAATGTGATCCCTGCCCTGTGTGATGTCACCAAACCGGAGGAAATCGTCAAGCTTTATGATGCCGCCGAAGAAGCTTTCGGTGAAATCAATATTGGCATTCAGAATGCTGGCGTAATCTATATTTCCAAAATCGAAGATGTTTCCTACGAAGAATGGACCAAGACGCTGGCCGTCAACACCACCGGATGCTTCCTTGCCTGTCAGGAAGCCATCAAACGCATGCGCAAGCATGGCAAGGGCGGCAAGCTGGTCAACACGGCATCCGGTCAGGCGCGAGAAGGCTTTATCTACACGCCGCATTACGCAGCCTCCAAGTTCGGCGTCATGGGTCTTACCCAGAGCCTTGCCAAGGAAGTGGCGCTTGAAAAGATCAATGTCAACGCCATTTGCCCGGGTATCATCAAGACCGACATGTGGGACTATAATGATCGCGTCTGGGGCAGCATGCTGGGTGACTATGGCCCGGGCGAACTGATGGCTGAATGGGTGCAGGGCATTCCGATGCAATATGCCGGTGAAGGCAAGGACATCGCCAATGCAGTAGCCTTTCTTGCCAGTGATGATGCATCCTACATCACGGGCCAGACCATCAATATTGATGGTGGTCTGATCATGTCCTAA
- a CDS encoding sugar-binding transcriptional regulator, with amino-acid sequence MARVNELRLIARVAQLYHVEGRRQADIAKHLRISQATISRLLKKAQEEEIVRTTIVAPSGTFVELEDGLRQKYELSEVIVVEASEDRQSTIMDRIGESAAHFLEVSLQKDEVIGVSSWSETILRMVDNIHPMRSGLAKYVVQTLGGMGDPTVQTHATQLTSRLARLTGAEARLLTAPGVAQSREAKLVLLGDPYVRETMELFNKITLAIVGIGATEPSSMLARSGNTFSPNELAELTDAGAVGDMSLRFFDRDGKVIKTPLDDRVIGMPLEDLANVDRVIALAGGESKTEAIHGALKTGCLDVLITDNFTACRLLEETGPSS; translated from the coding sequence TTGGCAAGAGTAAACGAACTGCGGCTTATCGCTCGTGTGGCTCAGCTATACCATGTGGAAGGCCGCAGACAGGCAGACATAGCAAAGCATTTGCGCATTTCTCAGGCAACCATTTCACGATTGCTCAAGAAAGCACAGGAAGAGGAAATTGTAAGAACAACCATCGTTGCTCCCTCCGGAACCTTTGTCGAACTGGAAGACGGGCTGCGCCAGAAATACGAGCTGTCTGAAGTCATCGTCGTGGAGGCGTCGGAGGATCGCCAAAGCACGATCATGGACAGGATCGGAGAATCGGCCGCCCATTTTCTGGAAGTATCCCTTCAAAAAGACGAGGTGATCGGGGTGTCCAGCTGGAGTGAGACGATCCTGCGCATGGTGGACAATATCCACCCCATGCGTTCGGGCCTTGCCAAATATGTGGTGCAGACCCTGGGTGGTATGGGGGATCCGACAGTTCAGACACATGCAACTCAGCTGACATCGCGTCTGGCGCGCCTCACTGGAGCCGAAGCGCGCTTGCTGACGGCCCCGGGGGTTGCCCAGTCTCGCGAAGCCAAGCTGGTGCTTCTGGGCGATCCCTATGTCAGGGAAACGATGGAATTGTTCAACAAGATCACGTTGGCGATCGTCGGGATCGGCGCCACGGAACCCTCATCCATGCTGGCTCGCAGCGGCAACACTTTCTCCCCCAACGAGTTGGCTGAGCTGACTGATGCCGGGGCCGTTGGCGATATGAGCCTGCGCTTCTTCGATCGCGACGGAAAGGTAATCAAGACCCCACTGGATGACCGCGTTATCGGCATGCCCCTAGAAGATCTGGCCAACGTGGACCGGGTCATCGCCCTTGCTGGAGGAGAGAGCAAAACCGAAGCCATTCACGGAGCCCTGAAGACCGGCTGTCTCGATGTTCTGATTACAGACAATTTCACGGCTTGCCGCCTTCTGGAGGAGACAGGCCCAAGCAGCTAG
- the coaBC gene encoding bifunctional phosphopantothenoylcysteine decarboxylase/phosphopantothenate--cysteine ligase CoaBC encodes MLENKRVLLVISGGIAAFKALDIIRLLLKEGAGVQVIMTKAATEFVAPLTIATLTGKPVLTDLFDLMRESEIGHIELSRAADLVVVAPATANLIAKMANGIADDLPSTMLLATDKPVLVAPAMNVRMWYHPATQRNLATLQEDGLHFVGPAVGMMACNEEGPGRLSEPEDIFHAIKALLDDSPKPLAGRHVLITAGPTHEPIDPVRYIANRSSGKQGYALAAAARDAGARVTLVSGPVVLEPPRGVEIIRVETAREMKAAVSGALPADIAIMAAAVADWHVANQGAEKIKKQADGGFPALQFAENPDIARFVGTHPDKRPKLVIGFAAETQDLEANAAKKLTKKGVDWIIANDVSPQTGIMGGDHNMIKIIRSDSIEAWQDMSKQEVSTRLIARLSEALEESIEI; translated from the coding sequence ATGCTTGAAAACAAGCGCGTCCTGCTCGTTATTTCCGGCGGTATTGCCGCATTCAAGGCGCTGGATATTATCCGCCTTCTCCTCAAAGAAGGCGCCGGTGTTCAGGTAATCATGACCAAGGCTGCAACCGAATTCGTTGCGCCGCTGACCATCGCCACGCTGACAGGAAAACCGGTGCTGACCGATCTGTTCGACCTGATGCGAGAGAGCGAAATCGGGCATATCGAATTGTCCCGCGCCGCAGATCTGGTGGTTGTGGCGCCCGCTACCGCCAATCTGATCGCCAAGATGGCCAATGGCATCGCCGATGACCTGCCCAGCACCATGCTGCTGGCAACCGACAAGCCGGTGTTGGTCGCTCCGGCCATGAATGTGCGTATGTGGTACCATCCCGCGACCCAGCGCAATCTTGCAACCTTGCAAGAAGACGGATTGCATTTTGTCGGTCCGGCAGTGGGCATGATGGCCTGCAATGAAGAAGGCCCCGGCCGTCTCAGTGAGCCTGAAGACATTTTTCATGCCATAAAGGCACTACTGGACGACAGCCCCAAACCGCTGGCCGGCAGGCATGTGCTCATCACGGCTGGCCCCACGCATGAACCGATTGATCCGGTGCGCTATATCGCCAATCGCTCTTCGGGCAAACAGGGCTATGCCCTTGCAGCTGCCGCGAGGGATGCTGGCGCACGGGTGACCCTCGTTTCGGGCCCTGTGGTCCTTGAGCCGCCAAGGGGGGTGGAAATCATCAGGGTAGAGACTGCACGGGAGATGAAAGCGGCGGTGAGCGGGGCTCTTCCGGCCGATATTGCCATCATGGCAGCCGCCGTTGCAGATTGGCATGTGGCCAATCAGGGAGCTGAGAAAATCAAGAAGCAGGCCGATGGCGGCTTCCCCGCGCTTCAGTTTGCGGAAAATCCGGACATTGCCCGCTTTGTTGGCACCCATCCAGACAAGCGCCCCAAGCTTGTTATCGGTTTTGCCGCCGAGACGCAGGATTTGGAGGCCAATGCAGCCAAGAAGCTGACCAAGAAGGGCGTCGACTGGATCATCGCCAATGATGTATCGCCCCAGACAGGCATCATGGGCGGCGATCACAATATGATCAAGATCATCCGCTCCGATAGCATCGAGGCGTGGCAAGACATGAGCAAGCAGGAGGTTTCCACTCGCCTTATCGCCCGCCTGAGCGAAGCCCTTGAAGAGAGTATCGAAATCTGA
- a CDS encoding transketolase C-terminal domain-containing protein, producing MMSNLSEAKLHDCRDAFTQTLESMAQTNQEIVAVCNDSVGSSKLNSFKDKYPDRLINVGIAEQNMIGVGAGLANGGKVPFVCGAACFLTGRALEQIKADVAYSNTNVKLVGISSGMAYGPLGPTHHSTEDFAWVRAIPNVPIVAPCDSIETAAAVAYAAEHTGPIFLRLSREGVPDLLPADHKFELGKAVTLREGSDITLIANGILSVRALKAAELLAAEGISARVLNMATVRPIDRDAIIAAAEETGAILTCEEHTIFGGLGSSVAEVVVETVPVPMTRLGVPGIFVPTGTASFLLDEFGMAPEGLAASAKELIKKKKA from the coding sequence ATCATGAGCAATTTGTCAGAAGCAAAACTCCACGACTGCCGGGATGCGTTTACCCAAACCCTTGAAAGCATGGCCCAGACCAATCAGGAGATTGTGGCCGTTTGCAACGATTCGGTTGGCTCTTCCAAGCTGAATAGCTTCAAGGACAAATATCCGGACCGACTGATCAATGTCGGAATTGCCGAACAGAATATGATCGGCGTCGGAGCTGGTCTCGCCAACGGGGGCAAGGTTCCGTTCGTTTGCGGCGCAGCCTGCTTCCTGACCGGACGCGCTCTTGAGCAGATCAAGGCTGACGTGGCCTATTCCAACACCAATGTGAAGCTGGTTGGAATCAGCTCGGGCATGGCTTATGGCCCCCTTGGTCCGACCCATCATTCCACCGAGGATTTCGCATGGGTTCGCGCCATCCCCAATGTACCGATCGTCGCACCATGCGATTCAATCGAGACCGCAGCGGCGGTTGCCTATGCGGCTGAGCATACTGGACCGATCTTCCTGCGCCTATCGCGCGAAGGGGTGCCGGATCTGTTGCCGGCAGACCACAAATTCGAACTCGGCAAGGCCGTAACCCTCAGGGAGGGCAGCGATATCACGCTGATTGCCAATGGCATCCTTTCGGTGCGCGCTTTGAAAGCTGCCGAATTGCTGGCTGCCGAAGGCATTTCCGCGCGTGTTCTCAACATGGCAACTGTTCGCCCGATTGACCGCGATGCCATCATTGCGGCAGCTGAGGAGACCGGCGCGATCCTGACATGTGAAGAGCATACCATCTTTGGTGGGTTGGGCAGTTCGGTTGCTGAGGTTGTTGTCGAGACGGTGCCTGTTCCAATGACACGGTTGGGCGTTCCCGGCATTTTTGTACCCACTGGTACCGCCAGCTTCCTGCTGGATGAATTCGGTATGGCGCCAGAAGGGCTTGCGGCAAGCGCCAAAGAGCTTATTAAAAAGAAAAAAGCCTGA
- the ubiE gene encoding bifunctional demethylmenaquinone methyltransferase/2-methoxy-6-polyprenyl-1,4-benzoquinol methylase UbiE: protein MAAQNKERTEKVTEMATSFGFEQVGEGEKQPRVNEVFHHVADRYDVMNDLMSGGMHRLWKDAFVAWLNPPQGGRVPFKLLDVAGGTGDISFRVVERSRKNAHCTVFDINGSMLAVGKDRAKENGLISNLEFVEGNAEELPFEDNSFDAYTIAYGIRNVPRIDKALSEAYRVLKRGGRFMCLEFSNVDMPLLDKVYDAFSFNAIPAIGDVVTGDRESYEYFVQSIRKFPNKARFKMMVEDAGFQQVTYRNMSGGITAMHSGWKL, encoded by the coding sequence ATGGCGGCACAAAACAAAGAACGCACGGAAAAAGTCACGGAAATGGCCACCTCTTTCGGCTTTGAACAAGTTGGCGAAGGAGAGAAGCAGCCGCGGGTTAACGAGGTTTTCCACCATGTGGCCGATCGCTATGATGTGATGAATGATCTGATGAGCGGCGGTATGCATCGGCTCTGGAAAGATGCCTTCGTTGCCTGGCTCAATCCGCCGCAGGGCGGGCGCGTTCCCTTCAAGCTGCTCGATGTGGCCGGTGGCACAGGGGACATTTCGTTCCGTGTCGTTGAGCGCTCACGCAAGAATGCCCACTGCACGGTGTTTGATATCAATGGTTCGATGCTTGCTGTCGGCAAGGACAGGGCCAAGGAAAATGGCCTGATCAGCAATCTCGAATTTGTTGAAGGCAATGCAGAAGAGCTGCCCTTTGAGGATAACAGCTTTGACGCCTACACCATCGCCTATGGCATCCGCAATGTGCCGCGCATCGACAAGGCGCTGTCCGAGGCCTATCGCGTGTTGAAACGGGGAGGGCGCTTCATGTGCCTTGAATTTTCCAACGTTGATATGCCCCTGCTCGATAAGGTCTATGATGCCTTTTCCTTCAATGCCATTCCTGCCATTGGTGATGTCGTCACGGGTGACAGGGAAAGCTATGAATATTTCGTCCAGTCGATCCGCAAGTTTCCCAATAAGGCACGCTTCAAGATGATGGTCGAGGATGCCGGTTTCCAGCAGGTGACCTATCGCAACATGTCTGGCGGCATCACCGCCATGCATTCGGGCTGGAAGCTTTAA
- the ubiB gene encoding 2-polyprenylphenol 6-hydroxylase: MIGASSALLRLVHTGYILAREGVFSIVEPPADLPAVPRVGLAFLKLFERKNASVRNKGERLSAALNRLGPSYVKMGQFLATRPDLVGPELAEALTALQDRVPAFSMGEARKAVEDALGKPVEALFDSFSEPIAAASIAQVHKASFVDANGERQDVAVKILRPKIAQRFQDDLASFYLAARLIEAVHAPSRRLKPVGVVDTLARSIRLEMDFRLEAAAMSEMAENCAEDDDFRVPTIHWAKSEKTVMTMEWIDGIKLNDIEALKASGHDLSALGRTVIQSFLRHALRDGFFHADMHPGNLFLGSDGKLVAVDFGIMGRLGIKEQRFLAEILFGFIKRDYRRVSMVHFEAGYVPSTQDVDTFAQALRSIGEPIHGRDSAEISMAVLLQQLFEFTELFGMATRTELILLQKTMVVAEGVARMLDDSLNLWNTSEPVVKSWMEKNLGPVAKAREMAEGLSVLGTLSAQLPEMARRAERLSSSFDEMSRDGLRLDAETVAAIGKAEARKSRSGRLALWVIAIALAAIAIRIWS, encoded by the coding sequence ATGATTGGTGCGTCATCTGCTCTGCTACGCCTTGTGCATACAGGCTATATTCTGGCTCGTGAGGGCGTCTTCTCTATCGTTGAGCCGCCGGCAGACCTGCCCGCAGTTCCGCGTGTTGGTCTTGCCTTCCTTAAGCTGTTCGAGCGCAAGAACGCCTCTGTGCGCAACAAGGGCGAACGTCTGAGCGCTGCGCTCAACCGGCTGGGGCCATCTTATGTCAAGATGGGCCAATTTCTGGCAACCCGCCCTGATCTGGTTGGACCAGAGCTTGCTGAAGCTCTGACAGCGCTGCAAGACCGCGTGCCTGCCTTCAGTATGGGGGAAGCGCGCAAGGCTGTTGAGGACGCCTTGGGCAAGCCGGTTGAAGCTCTGTTCGATAGCTTCTCCGAACCGATCGCAGCTGCCTCCATTGCGCAGGTGCACAAAGCTTCCTTTGTGGATGCCAATGGCGAACGTCAGGATGTCGCCGTCAAGATCCTGCGGCCCAAAATCGCCCAGCGGTTTCAGGATGATCTGGCGAGCTTTTATCTGGCCGCGCGCCTTATCGAAGCCGTGCATGCTCCGTCCCGTCGCCTGAAACCCGTTGGTGTGGTTGATACGCTGGCCCGGTCCATTCGCCTTGAAATGGATTTCCGCCTCGAAGCTGCTGCCATGAGTGAGATGGCTGAAAATTGCGCCGAGGATGATGATTTCCGCGTGCCGACCATCCACTGGGCCAAGTCGGAAAAGACCGTCATGACCATGGAATGGATCGATGGCATCAAGCTCAATGATATCGAAGCGCTGAAGGCATCCGGCCATGACCTCAGTGCCCTTGGGCGCACCGTGATCCAGTCCTTTTTGCGTCATGCCCTGCGCGATGGCTTTTTCCATGCAGACATGCATCCGGGCAATCTGTTCCTTGGCAGCGATGGCAAGCTGGTGGCCGTTGACTTTGGCATCATGGGGCGGCTTGGCATAAAAGAGCAGCGCTTCCTTGCCGAAATTCTTTTCGGGTTCATCAAGCGCGATTATCGGCGCGTGTCCATGGTGCATTTCGAAGCGGGCTATGTGCCCTCCACACAGGATGTTGACACCTTCGCGCAGGCTCTGCGTTCCATCGGTGAACCCATCCATGGCCGCGATTCTGCCGAGATTTCCATGGCAGTCCTGTTGCAGCAGCTGTTTGAATTCACCGAGCTGTTCGGCATGGCAACCCGCACCGAGCTGATCCTTTTGCAAAAGACAATGGTGGTCGCTGAAGGCGTTGCGCGGATGCTTGATGATAGCCTCAATCTCTGGAACACATCCGAGCCGGTGGTCAAAAGCTGGATGGAGAAGAATCTTGGCCCCGTTGCCAAGGCCAGAGAAATGGCCGAGGGCCTATCGGTGCTGGGCACACTGTCTGCCCAATTGCCAGAGATGGCCCGTCGTGCCGAGCGTTTGTCCAGCAGCTTTGATGAAATGAGCCGTGATGGCCTTCGTCTCGATGCCGAAACAGTGGCAGCTATCGGGAAAGCCGAAGCCCGCAAGAGCCGCTCTGGCCGCCTCGCCCTCTGGGTGATTGCCATTGCTCTTGCTGCCATAGCCATTCGTATCTGGAGTTAG
- a CDS encoding transketolase, with amino-acid sequence MDILELKKMANDIRQRDLRAVFEAGAGHIGGEMSVTDLLTALYFRILNVDPKNPMDPKRDRFILSKGHAALALYVTLSKRGFIDPEEISTFLKPHSRLNGHPNRNKVPGVETNTGPLGHGLPIAVGMAKAAKISGDTWRTVVITGDGEMQEGSNWEAIMAAAQFGLDNLTLIIDHNRLQQGARLADTNNIAPLPPKLEAFGWAVEEINGNDMEEICDALDASKVVPGKPRCIVAHTNKGHGISFMSDNVAWHHKVPDAEQYKQAMAELEETVS; translated from the coding sequence ATGGATATCTTAGAACTGAAAAAGATGGCCAATGACATTCGCCAGAGAGATCTGCGGGCTGTCTTTGAAGCGGGCGCGGGGCATATCGGCGGTGAAATGTCGGTAACGGATCTCCTCACAGCTCTCTATTTCCGCATTCTGAATGTGGATCCAAAGAACCCGATGGACCCCAAACGGGACCGATTCATTCTCAGCAAGGGCCATGCGGCGCTTGCCCTCTATGTCACGCTCTCCAAACGGGGATTCATTGATCCAGAAGAGATTTCCACTTTCCTGAAGCCGCATTCCCGTCTCAACGGCCACCCCAACCGAAACAAGGTGCCCGGCGTTGAAACCAACACCGGCCCCTTGGGGCATGGTTTACCGATCGCAGTGGGCATGGCAAAAGCCGCCAAGATCAGCGGCGATACATGGCGCACGGTGGTGATCACAGGCGATGGTGAAATGCAGGAAGGCAGCAACTGGGAAGCCATCATGGCTGCAGCTCAGTTCGGGCTGGACAATCTCACGCTGATCATCGACCACAACCGCCTGCAACAGGGCGCAAGACTGGCAGACACCAACAATATTGCCCCTCTCCCTCCCAAGCTTGAAGCCTTTGGCTGGGCTGTTGAAGAGATCAACGGCAACGATATGGAAGAAATCTGCGACGCGCTTGACGCCAGCAAGGTGGTTCCGGGCAAACCGAGATGCATCGTGGCACACACCAACAAAGGACATGGTATTTCCTTCATGTCCGACAATGTGGCCTGGCATCACAAGGTTCCTGACGCAGAGCAATATAAACAGGCCATGGCCGAGCTGGAGGAGACCGTATCATGA